TACCCATGGCCAGTGCCACGAAGTCGATACCGTCGGTCAGTTCCGGCACGTCGAACGAGAAACGCGCCGCGCCCGAATTCACGTCAGTACCGATCAGGCCCAGCAGCAGGCCCAGCACGATCATCGAGATCGCCTTCGGCAGCGAGCCGGAGGCCAGCACCACGGCACCGATCAGGCCCAGCACCATCAGCGAGAAGTACTCGGCCGGGCCGAACTTGAACGCGATCTCCGACAGCGGCGTGGCAAATGCGGCCAGGATCAGCGTGGCCACGCACCCGGCGAAGAACGAGCCCAGGCCGGCGGTGGCCAGCGCCACCCCCGCTCGCCCTCGCCTTGCCATCTGGTAGCCGTCGATGGTCGTCACCACCGACGACGATTCACCCGGCAGGTTCACCAGGATGGCGGTGGTCGAACCGCCGTACTGGGCGCCGTAGTAGATGCCGGCCAGCATGATCAGCGCGGCCACCGGCGGCAGCGTATAGGTGATCGGCAGCAGCATGGCGATGGTAGCCAGCGGCCCCAGGCCCGGCAGCACGCCGATCAGCGTACCCAGCACGCAGCCCAGGAAGGCATAGGCCAGGTTCTGCAGCGACAGGGCTGTGGAAAAGCCCAGCGCAAGATGGTCAAACAATTCCATGGTGTGCGACTCCTTAGCCGGTAATGAAGGCCGGCCACACCGGCATCTGCAGGTTGATGCCGTAGACGAAGGCGCCCAGGCTGATCAGCACCAGCACCACACCGTTGAGCAGCGCGCCCTTCCAGCTGAATTCATGGCTCGCCATCGACGACACCAGGACCAGCACGAACACGGACAGCACCATGCCGAGCGGCTTGAGCAGCAACCCGAACAGCACGACCGAACCCAGGATCCACAGCAGGGTCTTCAGGTCCCAGCGGGCGAGATGGTCTTCCTCACCCTTGGACGAGAGCGAGCCCAGCAGCACCACCGCGCCCAGCACGGCGAGCACCAGGCCCAACAGGAAGGGGAAATATCCGGGCCCCATCTTCGCCGCCGTTCCCATGGAATAGCCGCGTGCGACCCAGGAAAAGCCCAGACCGA
This genomic window from Cupriavidus sp. P-10 contains:
- a CDS encoding tripartite tricarboxylate transporter TctB family protein — its product is MRIRSQKDFASGLMFILVGLGFSWVARGYSMGTAAKMGPGYFPFLLGLVLAVLGAVVLLGSLSSKGEEDHLARWDLKTLLWILGSVVLFGLLLKPLGMVLSVFVLVLVSSMASHEFSWKGALLNGVVLVLISLGAFVYGINLQMPVWPAFITG